A single window of Streptomyces sp. NBC_00464 DNA harbors:
- a CDS encoding stealth family protein: MFDTSSRETAGETSVGTGPRPEPASAQLRRSRTERQVIVDMHKRVALVHDRLTPLAARELNNLEVRRALENEGIDWFAVPGLDDTASAVGVDARRRPQVLAALRARLSGSKGYIARPKAGMAPGDGAWEGSSAKTWERANGLPVVRAFWFRTTEEGHLTHGADTGCDIEFWEPEESVPGQGVDRLAAPRRNRASEHVSLGHEQLVVPGEQMTRLVGRAHESEVPPLRPTRTRPELDILFPDEHPFPIDVVYTWVDGDDPAWQRRRAESRGEVFHAEAASLARYVSRDELKYSLRSVRMFMPWVRNIYIVTDQQTPHWWDDGDGRARVVDHREIFDDPSHLPTFNSHAIESRLHHIPGLSRHFVYFNDDMFIGRTLTPSAFFHPNGIAKFFPSPAQVPYGPPEPDEVPTSVAAKNNRRLIQERFGRTLVQKMKHVPYALNRDILTAIEQDFPEEHRRTSASAVRSISDLSIASSLHHYYSYYSGCSLPGDLRYGYFALDDPELEHKLELLLLRRDRDTFCLNDSASDPAEIEHQSQLLHRFLEAFYPVPSPYEKTAA; encoded by the coding sequence GTGTTTGACACCTCCAGCCGGGAAACGGCTGGCGAGACCTCCGTGGGCACCGGTCCTCGCCCGGAGCCCGCGTCGGCGCAACTGCGCAGGAGCCGTACGGAGCGGCAGGTCATCGTGGACATGCACAAGCGTGTCGCGCTGGTGCACGACCGTCTCACGCCGCTTGCCGCGCGTGAGCTGAACAACCTGGAAGTCCGTCGAGCCCTGGAGAACGAGGGGATCGACTGGTTCGCGGTGCCGGGCCTCGACGACACCGCCTCCGCGGTCGGCGTCGACGCGCGCCGCCGCCCCCAGGTCCTGGCGGCGCTCCGCGCACGGCTGTCCGGCAGCAAGGGCTACATCGCCCGCCCCAAGGCCGGCATGGCCCCCGGCGACGGCGCATGGGAGGGCTCGTCGGCCAAGACCTGGGAGCGGGCGAACGGCCTGCCCGTCGTGCGCGCCTTCTGGTTCCGCACCACGGAGGAAGGGCACCTGACACATGGTGCCGACACGGGCTGCGACATCGAGTTCTGGGAGCCCGAGGAGAGTGTGCCCGGCCAGGGAGTCGACCGCCTCGCCGCACCCCGCCGCAACCGCGCCAGCGAGCACGTCTCGCTCGGCCACGAGCAACTCGTCGTCCCCGGAGAGCAGATGACCAGGCTCGTGGGACGGGCCCACGAGTCCGAGGTGCCGCCGCTGCGCCCGACCCGCACCCGCCCCGAACTGGACATCCTCTTCCCCGACGAGCACCCCTTCCCCATCGACGTCGTGTACACCTGGGTGGACGGCGACGACCCGGCCTGGCAGCGGCGCCGCGCCGAGAGCCGCGGTGAGGTCTTCCACGCGGAGGCGGCGAGCCTGGCCCGCTATGTCTCCCGCGACGAGCTGAAGTACAGCCTTCGCTCGGTGCGGATGTTCATGCCGTGGGTGCGGAACATCTACATCGTCACCGACCAGCAGACCCCGCACTGGTGGGACGACGGCGACGGCAGGGCCCGCGTGGTGGACCACCGGGAGATCTTCGACGACCCCTCCCACCTGCCTACCTTCAACAGCCACGCGATCGAGTCCAGGCTGCACCACATCCCCGGACTGTCCCGCCACTTCGTCTACTTCAACGACGACATGTTCATCGGCAGGACCCTCACACCTTCCGCGTTCTTCCACCCGAACGGCATCGCCAAGTTCTTCCCGTCCCCGGCGCAGGTCCCCTACGGCCCCCCGGAGCCCGACGAGGTGCCCACCTCGGTCGCCGCGAAGAACAACCGCCGGCTGATCCAGGAGCGGTTCGGCCGCACGCTCGTACAGAAGATGAAGCACGTGCCGTACGCGCTCAACCGCGACATCCTCACCGCCATCGAGCAGGACTTCCCCGAAGAGCACCGGCGCACCTCCGCCAGCGCCGTGCGGAGCATCTCCGACCTGTCCATAGCCTCCTCGCTGCACCACTACTACAGCTACTACTCCGGGTGCAGCCTGCCCGGCGACCTCCGCTACGGCTACTTCGCGCTGGACGACCCCGAGCTAGAGCACAAGCTGGAACTGCTGCTGCTGCGCCGGGACCGCGACACCTTCTGCCTCAACGACTCGGCGAGCGACCCCGCCGAGATCGAGCATCAGAGCCAACTGCTCCACCGATTCCTCGAAGCCTTCTACCCGGTGCCGAGCCCGTACGAGAAGACGGCGGCCTGA